A section of the Rattus norvegicus strain BN/NHsdMcwi chromosome 15, GRCr8, whole genome shotgun sequence genome encodes:
- the Ngdn gene encoding neuroguidin codes for MEAPEVLESEVSSSITLLKNLQEQVMAVTAQVQALTAKVRAGAYSTEKGLSLLEVKDQLLLMYLMDLSHLILDKASGGSLQGHPAVLRLVEIRTVLEKLRPLDQKLKYQIDKLVKTAVTGSLSENDPLRFKPHPSNMMSKLSSEDEEENEAEEDQSEASGKKSVKGASKKYVPPRLVPVHYDETEAEREQKRLEKAKRRALSSSVIRELKEQYSDAPEEIRDVRHPHVTRQSQEDQHRINYEESMMVRLSVSKREKGLRRRASAMSSQLHSLTHFSDISALTGGTAHLDEDQNPVKKRKKMPKKGRKKKGFRRRW; via the exons ATGGAGGCTCCG GAGGTGCTGGAATCAGAGGTGTCAAGTTCGATAACACTTTTGAAAAATCTCCAGGAGCAG GTGATGGCTGTGACAGCACAAGTACAAGCACTGACAGCAAAAGTTCGAGCTGGAGCATATTCTACAGAGAAG GGTCTGAGCCTCTTGGAAGTGAAAGACCAGCTGTTGCTCATGTACCTCATGGACCTGAGCCACCTCATCCTGGACAAGGCCTCTGGGGGCTCTCTGCAGGGACACCCTGCAGTTCTGAGGCTGGTGGAGATTCGCACG GTTTTAGAAAAACTCCGTCCTTTGGACCAGAAGCTGAAATATCAAATTGACAAACTGGTCAAGACTGCAGTGACAGGCAGCCTCA GTGAGAATGACCCGCTTCGTTTTAAGCCTCACCCCAGCAATATGATGAGCAAG TTGAGctctgaggatgaggaggaaaatGAAGCAGAGGAGGACCAGTCTGAGGCCTCGGGGAAGAAATCTGTAAAAGGCGCATCTAAGAAATACGTCCCACCACGCTTGGTTCCGGTACATTATG ATGAGACAGAAGCTGAGCGGGAACAGAAGCGTCTGGAGAAAGCCAAGAGACGGGCGCTGAGCAGCTCCGTCATCCGTGAGCTGAAGGAGCAGTACTCAGATGCCCCGGAAGAGATCCGTGACGTGCGACACCCTCACGTCACCCgccagagtcaggaggatcagcaCAG GATCAACTATGAAGAGAGCATGATGGTTCGCTTAAGTGTCAGCAAGCGAGAGAAAGGACTGCGAAGGCGGGCGAGTGCCATGAGCTCACAGCTTCATTCCCTCACACACTTCAGCGACATCAGCGCTTTGACAGGGGGCACCGCTCATCTTGATGAG GACCAGAATCCTGTTAAAAAGCGGAAGAAGATGCCTAAGAAAGGTCGGAAGAAGAAAG GTTTTCGGAGGCGCTGGTGA
- the Ngdn gene encoding neuroguidin isoform X1, whose product MEAPEVLESEVSSSITLLKNLQEQVMAVTAQVQALTAKVRAGAYSTEKGLSLLEVKDQLLLMYLMDLSHLILDKASGGSLQGHPAVLRLVEIRTVLEKLRPLDQKLKYQIDKLVKTAVTGSLSENDPLRFKPHPSNMMSKLSSEDEEENEAEEDQSEASGKKSVKGASKKYVPPRLVPVHYDETEAEREQKRLEKAKRRALSSSVIRELKEQYSDAPEEIRDVRHPHVTRQSQEDQHRINYEESMMVRLSVSKREKGLRRRASAMSSQLHSLTHFSDISALTGGTAHLDEVRVGTVVAGAVMLLATRGLRTASSGESAGS is encoded by the exons ATGGAGGCTCCG GAGGTGCTGGAATCAGAGGTGTCAAGTTCGATAACACTTTTGAAAAATCTCCAGGAGCAG GTGATGGCTGTGACAGCACAAGTACAAGCACTGACAGCAAAAGTTCGAGCTGGAGCATATTCTACAGAGAAG GGTCTGAGCCTCTTGGAAGTGAAAGACCAGCTGTTGCTCATGTACCTCATGGACCTGAGCCACCTCATCCTGGACAAGGCCTCTGGGGGCTCTCTGCAGGGACACCCTGCAGTTCTGAGGCTGGTGGAGATTCGCACG GTTTTAGAAAAACTCCGTCCTTTGGACCAGAAGCTGAAATATCAAATTGACAAACTGGTCAAGACTGCAGTGACAGGCAGCCTCA GTGAGAATGACCCGCTTCGTTTTAAGCCTCACCCCAGCAATATGATGAGCAAG TTGAGctctgaggatgaggaggaaaatGAAGCAGAGGAGGACCAGTCTGAGGCCTCGGGGAAGAAATCTGTAAAAGGCGCATCTAAGAAATACGTCCCACCACGCTTGGTTCCGGTACATTATG ATGAGACAGAAGCTGAGCGGGAACAGAAGCGTCTGGAGAAAGCCAAGAGACGGGCGCTGAGCAGCTCCGTCATCCGTGAGCTGAAGGAGCAGTACTCAGATGCCCCGGAAGAGATCCGTGACGTGCGACACCCTCACGTCACCCgccagagtcaggaggatcagcaCAG GATCAACTATGAAGAGAGCATGATGGTTCGCTTAAGTGTCAGCAAGCGAGAGAAAGGACTGCGAAGGCGGGCGAGTGCCATGAGCTCACAGCTTCATTCCCTCACACACTTCAGCGACATCAGCGCTTTGACAGGGGGCACCGCTCATCTTGATGAGGTAAGGGTGGGTACAGTGGTAGCAGGAGCCGTCATGCTGTTAGCCACACGTGGGCTTCGTACAGCGAGCTCAGGAGAGAGTGCTGGTTCTTAG
- the Ngdn gene encoding neuroguidin isoform X2 codes for MAVTAQVQALTAKVRAGAYSTEKGLSLLEVKDQLLLMYLMDLSHLILDKASGGSLQGHPAVLRLVEIRTVLEKLRPLDQKLKYQIDKLVKTAVTGSLSENDPLRFKPHPSNMMSKLSSEDEEENEAEEDQSEASGKKSVKGASKKYVPPRLVPVHYDETEAEREQKRLEKAKRRALSSSVIRELKEQYSDAPEEIRDVRHPHVTRQSQEDQHRINYEESMMVRLSVSKREKGLRRRASAMSSQLHSLTHFSDISALTGGTAHLDEDQNPVKKRKKMPKKGRKKKGFRRRW; via the exons ATGGCTGTGACAGCACAAGTACAAGCACTGACAGCAAAAGTTCGAGCTGGAGCATATTCTACAGAGAAG GGTCTGAGCCTCTTGGAAGTGAAAGACCAGCTGTTGCTCATGTACCTCATGGACCTGAGCCACCTCATCCTGGACAAGGCCTCTGGGGGCTCTCTGCAGGGACACCCTGCAGTTCTGAGGCTGGTGGAGATTCGCACG GTTTTAGAAAAACTCCGTCCTTTGGACCAGAAGCTGAAATATCAAATTGACAAACTGGTCAAGACTGCAGTGACAGGCAGCCTCA GTGAGAATGACCCGCTTCGTTTTAAGCCTCACCCCAGCAATATGATGAGCAAG TTGAGctctgaggatgaggaggaaaatGAAGCAGAGGAGGACCAGTCTGAGGCCTCGGGGAAGAAATCTGTAAAAGGCGCATCTAAGAAATACGTCCCACCACGCTTGGTTCCGGTACATTATG ATGAGACAGAAGCTGAGCGGGAACAGAAGCGTCTGGAGAAAGCCAAGAGACGGGCGCTGAGCAGCTCCGTCATCCGTGAGCTGAAGGAGCAGTACTCAGATGCCCCGGAAGAGATCCGTGACGTGCGACACCCTCACGTCACCCgccagagtcaggaggatcagcaCAG GATCAACTATGAAGAGAGCATGATGGTTCGCTTAAGTGTCAGCAAGCGAGAGAAAGGACTGCGAAGGCGGGCGAGTGCCATGAGCTCACAGCTTCATTCCCTCACACACTTCAGCGACATCAGCGCTTTGACAGGGGGCACCGCTCATCTTGATGAG GACCAGAATCCTGTTAAAAAGCGGAAGAAGATGCCTAAGAAAGGTCGGAAGAAGAAAG GTTTTCGGAGGCGCTGGTGA